The following are encoded together in the Xanthomonas vesicatoria ATCC 35937 genome:
- the secB gene encoding protein-export chaperone SecB, with protein MSDEILNGATAPADAAAGPAFTIEKIYVKDVSFESPNAPAVFNDANQPELQLNLNQKVQRLNDNAFEVVLAVTLTCTAGGKTAYVAEVQQAGVFGLVGLEPQAIDVLLGTQCPNILFPYVRTLVSDLIQAGGFPPFYLQPINFEALYAETLRQRQGEGTSLADSEPAGNA; from the coding sequence ATGTCCGACGAAATCCTCAATGGCGCCACCGCGCCGGCCGACGCCGCTGCTGGCCCCGCTTTCACCATCGAAAAGATCTACGTCAAGGACGTTTCTTTCGAGTCGCCGAACGCACCGGCGGTGTTCAATGACGCCAACCAGCCCGAGCTGCAGCTGAACCTCAATCAGAAGGTCCAGCGCCTCAACGACAACGCCTTCGAAGTGGTGCTGGCCGTGACCCTGACCTGCACCGCCGGTGGCAAGACCGCCTACGTGGCCGAAGTGCAGCAGGCTGGCGTGTTCGGCCTGGTCGGCCTGGAGCCGCAGGCGATCGACGTGCTGCTGGGCACCCAGTGCCCGAACATCCTGTTCCCGTACGTGCGCACCCTGGTCAGCGATTTGATCCAGGCTGGCGGCTTCCCGCCGTTCTACCTGCAGCCGATCAACTTCGAAGCCCTGTACGCAGAAACCCTGCGTCAGCGTCAGGGCGAAGGCACCTCGCTGGCCGA